A portion of the Myripristis murdjan chromosome 13, fMyrMur1.1, whole genome shotgun sequence genome contains these proteins:
- the fzd9b gene encoding frizzled-9b, producing the protein MSMDGCPLKVVIFLWCLLVISGSSFEIGSYDLERGRPAKCEPIVIPMCQGIGYNLTRMPNFMDHDNQKEAAIKLNEFAPLVEYGCDVHLRFFLCSLYAPMCTDKVSTSIPACRPMCEQARQKCSPIMEKFNYAWPDSLDCSKLPTRNDPNALCMEAPENDTRTESKKGEGMLPVPPRPRQPGSSGGRSTSSLGSCENPEKFQYVEKSRSCAPRCSSAVDVFWSRRDKDFAFIWMTVWSILCFISTAFTVLTFLLDPHRFQYPERPIIFLSMCYNVYSVAFIIRSVAGAENIACDRENGELYIIQEGLESTGCTIVFLILYYFGMASSIWWVILTLTWFLAAGKKWGHEAIEAHSNYFHMAAWGIPALKTIVILTMRKVAGDELTGLCYVGSMDSGALTGFVLIPLSCYLVIGTSFILTGFVALFHIRKVMKTEGTNTEKLEKLMVKIGIYSILYTVPATCVIVCYFYERLNMDYWKYRGLEAKCVSFPGRRNEDCSLETSVPTVAVFMLKIFMSLVVGITSGVWVWSSKTLQTWQGLCSRKLADRTSSRKPCSGVSCGSTHCHYKSPAVVIHMAKTDPHSDSPTHV; encoded by the coding sequence ATGAGTATGGATGGCTGTCCATTGAAGGTGGTGATTTTCCTGTGGTGTCTGCTGGTGATCTCTGGCTCCAGCTTTGAGATAGGATCCTATGATCTGGAGCGCGGCAGACCAGCCAAGTGCGAGCCCATCGTTATCCCCATGTGCCAGGGAATCGGCTACAACTTGACCAGGATGCCCAATTTCATGGACCACGACAACCAGAAGGAGGCTGCGATCAAGCTCAATGAGTTTGCCCCGCTGGTGGAGTACGGCTGTGATGTGCACCTCCGTTTTTTTCTGTGCTCCCTCTACGCCCCCATGTGCACAGACAAAGTGTCCACCTCCATCCCCGCCTGCAGACCCATGTGTGAGCAGGCCAGGCAGAAATGCTCCCCCATAATGGAGAAGTTCAACTACGCCTGGCCTGACTCGCTCGACTGTTCCAAGCTGCCGACCAGAAACGACCCCAATGCTCTGTGCATGGAGGCCCCGGAGAACGACACCAGGACCGAGTCCAAGAAAGGAGAGGGCATGCTTCCAGTGCCTCCTCGCCCCAGGCAACCGGGCAGCAGCGGCGGGCGCTCGACCAGCAGCCTCGGCTCCTGCGAGAACCCGGAGAAGTTCCAGTATGTGGAGAAGAGCCGCTCCTGTGCGCCgcgctgctcctccgccgtgGACGTGTTCTGGTCCAGGCGGGACAAGGACTTTGCCTTCATCTGGATGACAGTCTGGTCCATCCTGTGCTTCATCTCCACAGCCTTCACCGTGTTGACCTTCCTCCTGGACCCGCACCGCTTCCAGTATCCCGAGCGGCccatcatcttcctctccatGTGTTATAATGTTTACTCTGTGGCCTTCATCATCCGCTCGGTGGCCGGGGCAGAGAACATCGCCTGTGACCGTGAGAACGGCGAGCTGTACATCATCCAGGAGGGGCTGGAGTCAACCGGCTGCACCATTGTCTTCCTCATCCTCTACTACTTTGGCATGGCCTCTTCCATCTGGTGGGTCATCCTGACGCTCACCTGGTTCCTGGCTGCGGGGAAGAAGTGGGGCCACGAGGCCATTGAGGCGCACAGCAACTATTTCCACATGGCCGCCTGGGGCATCCCTGCTCTCAAGACCATCGTCATCCTCACAATGAGGAAGGTGGCCGGGGACGAGCTGACGGGGCTGTGCTATGTGGGCAGCATGGACTCGGGGGCGCTCACCGGCTTCGTCCTCATCCCCCTGTCCTGCTACTTGGTCATCGGCACCTCCTTCATCCTCACGGGCTTCGTGGCTCTCTTCCACATCCGCAAAGTGATGAAGACGGAGGGCACCAACACGGAGAAGTTGGAGAAGCTCATGGTGAAAATCGGCATCTACTCCATCCTTTACACGGTGCCCGCCACCTGCGTTATCGTCTGCTACTTCTATGAGAGGCTCAACATGGACTACTGGAAGTACCGGGGGCTGGAGGCGAAGTGTGTGTCTTTCCCCGGCCGCAGGAATGAGGACTGCTCGCTGGAGACGTCGGTGCCCACCGTGGCAGTGTTCATGCTGAAGATCTTCATGTCCCTGGTGGTTGGCATCACTAGCGGGGTGTGGGTGTGGAGCTCTAAGACCCTGCAGACCTGGCAGggcctgtgcagcaggaagctGGCGGACAGGACTAGTAGTAGGAAACCCTGCAGTGGAGTCAGCTGTGGCAGCACACACTGCCACTACAAATCCCCTGCTGTGGTCATCCACATGGCCAAGACAGACCCTCACTCAGACAGCCCGACGCACGTCTGA